The following DNA comes from Myxococcus fulvus.
TCCGCGCCCGGACCGATGTCGAAGTTGCCCACCACCAGGCCGTAGGGCTTGCCACCGAAGACGCCGTACTCGTTGGAGTAGACGGTGCGGTACAGGCCGGACTTCACCACCTCCGGCGCGTCCTCGAAGTCGGTGAGCAGGTCCTGCTTGGAGGCGTTGAGCACCTCCACCCGGACGTTCTCCCGGAAGTCGGTGCGCTCCACCAGGAACTTGAGCGAGCGCCACGCGGACTCCAGCGACTGGAGGTCCTTGTGGTGGAGGATTTCGTTGACCTGCGCGCTCAGCCGCTGGTCCACCTCCGCGATCATCGCGTCCACCAGCGCCTTGTCCACGCGCTCGGTCGACCGGCCCGGGGCCAGCATCTCCGCGATGAAGGCCTGGACGCCGCGACGGGCCACGTCGTAGCCGTCGTCGTTGGGCTTCATCTTCGTCTCGGACAGGATTTCGTCCAGGAGCGAGGGGGCGGCATCGGCGGTCTCGACCGGGGCCAACGCCTTGGCTTCAGTGCTCATCTGTGTCACGCCTTTTCTGAGTGCGTTTGCGAATGCCGCCCTACTCCGACTTCTTGTCCAGCCCCAGCTCCGCCATCAATCGCTGACGTCCCTCGGTGTCCCCGAGCAGCGTCTGGATCTTCTTGCGGAAGGCGGGCACGTTGCCCAGCGGGCCCTTCAGCGCGTTGAGCGCCGCGCGCAGCTGCAACAGCTGGTGCAGCTCCGGCACCTGGTTGACGATGCCCTCCGGCGTGAAGTCCGCCAGCGTCTGGAACTTCAACGAGACAGACATGGACGCGTCCGGCTCGTTGGAGAGCTTGTTGGGCACACTCACGTCCAGTGAAAGCCCCTGCTTGGCCATCACCTCGTTGAAGTTGCCCTTGTCGATGTTGATGGGCGCGCGCTCCTCCACGGGGCGCTCATCCTGACGACCGG
Coding sequences within:
- the tssB gene encoding type VI secretion system contractile sheath small subunit — protein: MAPKERVNIVYKSETGNAQSEVELPLKVLVVGDYTGRQDERPVEERAPINIDKGNFNEVMAKQGLSLDVSVPNKLSNEPDASMSVSLKFQTLADFTPEGIVNQVPELHQLLQLRAALNALKGPLGNVPAFRKKIQTLLGDTEGRQRLMAELGLDKKSE